A genomic segment from Segniliparus rotundus DSM 44985 encodes:
- the hemC gene encoding hydroxymethylbilane synthase translates to MIRVGTRGSLLATTQAATVRDAIRSLGESAELVIVATVGDKSSGPITEIGVGVFTSALRDALIAGEIDIAVHSLKDLPTAQDPRFSLVAVPERADPSDVLVSRSGLPLAELPPGSTVGTGAPRRAAQLRLARADLEIQPIRGNLDTRMRKVATAECDAIVVARAGLLRLGREQEATEVLHPAVMLPAPGQGALAVECRSDAPASLTETLAKLDHEHSRAASAAERAVLAELSAGCSGPVGALARMTGQTLRVEASVIAIDGSRSVRAHAETSVLGTELLSQEQHAVALGRRVAESLRSMGAMELIGDV, encoded by the coding sequence TTGATCCGGGTCGGAACCCGAGGGAGTCTGCTCGCAACCACCCAAGCTGCGACGGTGCGCGACGCGATCCGCAGCCTCGGCGAGTCCGCCGAACTTGTGATTGTCGCCACAGTTGGCGACAAAAGCTCCGGTCCGATCACCGAAATCGGCGTCGGCGTGTTCACTTCCGCGCTGCGCGACGCCCTCATTGCCGGTGAGATCGACATCGCCGTGCATTCCCTCAAAGACCTCCCCACAGCGCAAGACCCAAGGTTTTCCCTGGTCGCAGTGCCGGAGCGCGCAGATCCGTCCGACGTTCTCGTCAGCCGTTCCGGTTTGCCGCTCGCAGAGCTGCCCCCTGGCTCGACTGTGGGCACCGGAGCGCCGCGCCGCGCCGCCCAACTGCGCCTCGCACGAGCGGACTTGGAAATTCAGCCGATACGAGGCAATCTAGATACCAGAATGCGTAAGGTTGCCACAGCAGAGTGCGACGCCATCGTGGTGGCGCGAGCGGGCCTTTTGCGACTCGGTCGAGAGCAGGAGGCGACTGAAGTCTTGCATCCGGCCGTCATGTTGCCGGCGCCAGGACAAGGCGCCCTCGCCGTTGAGTGCCGCTCCGACGCCCCCGCGTCCCTCACAGAGACCCTCGCGAAACTCGACCACGAGCATAGCCGAGCTGCTTCAGCGGCAGAACGGGCGGTGCTCGCCGAACTTTCCGCGGGCTGCTCCGGGCCGGTGGGAGCGCTCGCGCGGATGACTGGGCAGACCCTGCGCGTCGAAGCGTCGGTGATCGCGATCGACGGATCGCGATCAGTGCGCGCACACGCAGAAACCTCGGTGCTGGGCACGGAGCTGTTGAGTCAAGAGCAGCACGCGGTCGCCTTGGGCCGCCGCGTGGCCGAGTCGTTGCGTTCCATGGGAGCCATGGAACTCATTGGAGACGTATAG
- a CDS encoding uroporphyrinogen-III synthase, whose amino-acid sequence MDKKKTAGRVVFVGAGPGDPGLLAWRARETLIAASVVFADPGVPREILSLIGTRSSVDEEGQTLSKPDPLVTVLPEEIDSSDVVKMLLNEAKNGNDVVRLVAGDPGSSEEVVGELLAISRSQAPMDVIPGVSATAAAPLYAGIPLGSIHTEADLRGDVDWSALASAPGSLVLSLTAKQLAPTGAALIDQGLPPNTPVAITSAGTTRTQKTLESTLSGLSQMGAELPAPLVLTVGRVVGQRSKLNWWESRALFSWSVLVPRTKDQAGEMCERLVSHGAIPVEVPTIAVEPARSPAQMERAVKGLVDGRYQWVVFTSTNAVRAVWEKFNEFGLDARAFSGVKIACVGPATAKRVREFGIEPELVPEGEQSSLGLLDEFPPYDEIFDPVNRVLLPRADIATETLTAGLRDGGWEVDDVTAYRTVRAAPPPAEIREMIKTGGFDAVCFTSSSTVRNLVGIAGKPHARTIIACIGPKTVETAQEFGLRVDVQPEVASAPALVDALAEHAARLRAEGALPPPRKRSRRSSSR is encoded by the coding sequence ATGGACAAGAAGAAAACCGCGGGACGGGTCGTCTTCGTCGGCGCAGGGCCGGGCGACCCCGGCCTGCTGGCGTGGCGCGCTCGCGAGACCTTGATCGCAGCCTCCGTGGTCTTCGCGGACCCAGGCGTCCCACGGGAGATCCTGTCGCTGATCGGCACCCGGAGCTCGGTGGACGAGGAAGGCCAGACCCTCTCGAAACCGGACCCGCTTGTGACCGTGCTGCCTGAGGAGATCGACTCCTCGGATGTGGTGAAGATGCTGCTGAACGAAGCGAAGAACGGCAACGACGTCGTCCGCCTGGTGGCTGGCGACCCAGGTTCGAGCGAGGAAGTGGTCGGGGAGCTCCTCGCGATCTCCCGCTCGCAAGCGCCGATGGACGTCATCCCCGGCGTCTCCGCGACGGCGGCTGCCCCGCTCTACGCGGGCATTCCGCTCGGATCGATCCACACGGAGGCCGACTTGCGCGGTGACGTGGACTGGAGCGCGCTCGCAAGCGCGCCCGGCTCGCTCGTGCTGAGCCTCACCGCCAAGCAGCTGGCCCCCACGGGCGCCGCGCTGATCGACCAAGGGCTGCCGCCGAACACCCCGGTCGCCATCACCTCCGCGGGCACCACGCGCACCCAGAAAACCCTTGAGTCCACGCTCTCCGGCCTGTCGCAGATGGGAGCCGAGCTGCCAGCCCCGCTCGTGCTGACCGTCGGCAGGGTCGTCGGTCAGCGCTCGAAGCTCAACTGGTGGGAGAGCAGGGCGCTGTTCAGTTGGTCGGTGCTGGTGCCGCGCACCAAAGACCAAGCTGGCGAGATGTGCGAGCGGCTGGTCTCGCACGGCGCGATCCCGGTCGAAGTGCCGACCATCGCGGTGGAGCCAGCCCGCAGCCCCGCGCAGATGGAGCGCGCGGTGAAAGGCTTGGTCGACGGCCGCTACCAATGGGTGGTGTTCACCTCCACGAACGCGGTGCGGGCGGTCTGGGAGAAGTTCAACGAGTTCGGCCTCGACGCCCGTGCGTTCTCGGGCGTGAAAATCGCCTGCGTCGGACCAGCGACCGCGAAGCGTGTCCGCGAGTTCGGCATCGAACCGGAGCTTGTGCCGGAAGGGGAGCAGTCCTCCCTCGGCCTCCTGGACGAATTCCCGCCCTATGACGAAATTTTCGACCCGGTCAACCGGGTGCTGCTGCCCCGCGCCGACATCGCCACAGAGACCTTGACGGCAGGATTGCGCGACGGCGGCTGGGAGGTCGACGACGTGACCGCGTACCGCACGGTGCGGGCTGCGCCGCCGCCGGCGGAGATCCGCGAGATGATTAAGACCGGCGGCTTCGACGCAGTGTGCTTCACCTCGTCCTCGACAGTTCGCAACCTCGTCGGCATCGCGGGCAAGCCCCATGCCCGCACGATCATCGCGTGCATCGGCCCGAAGACAGTGGAAACGGCGCAAGAGTTCGGCCTGCGGGTGGACGTGCAGCCCGAAGTCGCCTCGGCTCCCGCTCTGGTGGACGCGCTCGCGGAGCACGCTGCGAGGTTGCGCGCGGAAGGCGCTTTGCCGCCGCCCCGCAAGCGCTCCAGGCGCAGCAGCTCCAGATGA
- the hemB gene encoding porphobilinogen synthase, with product MIRPRRSRATPALRRLAAQTRVSPAQLILPMFVADGIAEPKPIASMPGVVQHTRDSLRKAAEEAVRAGVGGLMLFGVPTAEHKDSTGSAGVDPDGILNRALADLRDDLGDATVLMADTCLDEFTDHGHCGVLGADGAGRTVVDNDATLAQYTAMALAQAAAGAHVVAPSGMMDGQVGAIRAALDSAGRDDVLILAYAVKYASAFYGPFREAVGSSLGVSGEGGGDRRTYQLDTANRREGLREARLDAEEGADFLMVKPAMSYLDIVREVADLSPVPVFAYQISGEYSMIVAAAERGWIDRDAAALESVTSIVRAGADSVLTYFAVELAPRLG from the coding sequence ATGATCCGCCCTCGGCGCTCACGGGCCACCCCTGCTCTGCGCCGGCTCGCCGCGCAGACCCGGGTGAGCCCGGCGCAGCTGATCCTGCCGATGTTCGTCGCCGATGGCATCGCCGAGCCCAAGCCCATCGCCTCGATGCCCGGCGTTGTGCAGCACACCAGAGACAGCTTGCGCAAAGCCGCAGAGGAAGCAGTGCGGGCTGGTGTCGGCGGCCTCATGCTCTTCGGCGTGCCGACAGCTGAGCACAAAGACAGCACAGGGTCGGCGGGCGTGGACCCAGACGGGATTTTGAACCGCGCCCTCGCCGATCTGCGCGACGACCTTGGCGACGCGACGGTGCTCATGGCGGACACCTGCCTTGACGAGTTCACCGATCATGGCCATTGCGGCGTGCTCGGAGCCGACGGCGCAGGCCGAACTGTGGTCGACAACGACGCGACCCTCGCCCAATACACGGCGATGGCCCTGGCCCAGGCCGCCGCAGGAGCGCACGTCGTCGCGCCCAGCGGCATGATGGACGGCCAAGTCGGCGCGATCCGGGCTGCCCTGGACAGCGCTGGCAGAGACGACGTGCTGATCCTCGCCTACGCCGTGAAATACGCCTCAGCGTTCTACGGGCCGTTCCGTGAGGCGGTCGGCAGCTCCCTGGGCGTCTCTGGAGAAGGCGGGGGCGACCGTCGCACCTACCAGCTCGACACGGCCAACCGTCGCGAAGGGCTGCGAGAAGCGCGGCTCGACGCCGAAGAAGGCGCGGATTTCCTCATGGTCAAGCCTGCGATGAGCTACTTGGACATAGTGCGCGAAGTCGCCGACTTGTCGCCGGTGCCCGTGTTCGCCTATCAGATCTCGGGCGAATACTCGATGATTGTCGCCGCCGCCGAACGAGGATGGATCGACCGTGACGCGGCGGCTTTGGAATCGGTCACGAGCATTGTCCGAGCTGGCGCGGACAGCGTCCTCACGTATTTCGCCGTCGAACTCGCCCCTCGCCTCGGATGA
- a CDS encoding shikimate dehydrogenase yields the protein MKAAVLGSPIGHSLSPVLHMAAYRALGLEDWTYERIECAADQLPELVSGLSPAWAGLSVTAPNKLAALAFADTRTELAEAVGSANTLVRQGGGWHADCTDVDGAVGALGELDIDPSGKPAVVVGSGGTSLPVVAALARRGIREAVVVSRDEKRAYPALRLAKAFGLRPRWMDLNSPYLAKVAAIAEVVVNTVPADALAPWAPSLAQASAVFDVIYDPWPTTLARLAAQGGSRVVGGDSMLLHQAFRQVEWFTGQPAPQEAMRSALSAALGARARRA from the coding sequence ATGAAAGCAGCTGTTCTCGGGAGCCCGATCGGGCACTCGCTGTCACCGGTGCTGCATATGGCCGCCTATCGGGCGCTCGGGCTCGAGGATTGGACCTATGAGCGGATCGAGTGCGCCGCCGACCAGCTGCCAGAACTCGTCAGCGGGCTTTCCCCGGCGTGGGCGGGGCTGTCCGTCACCGCGCCGAACAAACTCGCCGCGCTCGCGTTCGCCGACACCCGCACCGAGCTCGCCGAGGCTGTCGGTTCGGCGAACACGCTTGTGCGCCAGGGGGGCGGCTGGCACGCGGACTGCACCGACGTGGACGGCGCCGTCGGCGCGTTGGGGGAGCTGGACATCGATCCGAGCGGCAAACCTGCCGTGGTGGTCGGTTCTGGCGGGACCAGTTTGCCTGTTGTCGCCGCGCTCGCCCGGCGCGGCATCCGTGAGGCTGTGGTGGTCTCACGCGACGAGAAACGCGCGTATCCGGCCCTCAGGCTCGCCAAAGCCTTTGGGCTCAGACCGCGCTGGATGGATCTGAACAGCCCGTACCTCGCGAAAGTCGCGGCCATCGCCGAAGTTGTGGTGAACACGGTGCCCGCCGACGCTCTCGCGCCGTGGGCGCCCTCGTTGGCGCAGGCTTCGGCCGTGTTCGATGTGATCTACGACCCTTGGCCGACCACGCTCGCCCGACTTGCCGCGCAGGGCGGATCGCGAGTCGTCGGCGGCGATTCGATGCTCTTGCACCAAGCCTTCCGGCAAGTCGAGTGGTTCACCGGGCAACCGGCTCCCCAGGAGGCGATGCGCAGCGCTCTCTCGGCGGCGCTCGGCGCGCGGGCTCGCCGGGCCTAA
- the msrB gene encoding peptide-methionine (R)-S-oxide reductase MsrB — MPTSSQSPKLSKAEAEALSEEQWRERLSPSEYQVLREAGTERPFVGEYTDTTTVGVYSCRACGAELFRSEAKFDSHCGWPSFFTPLAGDAVIEREDRSLGRARTEVLCGNCGSHLGHVFAGEGYDTPTDQRYCINSISLRLESDE; from the coding sequence ATGCCGACCTCGTCGCAAAGCCCCAAGCTCTCGAAAGCTGAGGCGGAAGCTCTCAGCGAGGAGCAGTGGCGCGAGCGCCTTTCTCCGAGCGAGTACCAGGTGCTCCGCGAGGCAGGCACCGAGCGCCCCTTCGTCGGCGAGTACACAGACACGACCACGGTCGGCGTGTATTCCTGCCGGGCCTGCGGGGCGGAGCTTTTCCGCAGCGAGGCGAAGTTCGACTCGCATTGCGGCTGGCCTTCTTTTTTCACCCCGCTCGCCGGAGACGCTGTCATTGAGCGCGAGGACCGCAGCCTCGGCAGGGCTCGCACGGAGGTGCTGTGCGGAAATTGCGGCAGCCACCTCGGCCATGTTTTCGCGGGCGAGGGCTACGACACCCCGACCGATCAGCGCTACTGCATCAACTCGATCAGCCTGCGCCTCGAATCAGACGAGTGA